From one Flavobacterium sp. N502536 genomic stretch:
- the nadE gene encoding NAD(+) synthase: MAKKSTIQTEKVNAHIVEWLKNYATQAKVNGFVIGISGGVDSAVTSTLCAQTGLKVLCVEMPIHQAANQVSRGREHIEQLQKRFPNVSSVETDLTATFEAFKSAVPQTNDEAKVNLSLANTRARLRMTSLYYLAGIHGLLVAGTGNKVEDFGVGFYTKYGDGGVDLSPIADLMKSDVYALGAFLTIPESILTAAPTDGLFGDNRTDEDQLGASYDELEWAMLTSESGNTGADLSGREKIVFEIYKRLNTSNKHKMDPIPVCIIPKTLK; the protein is encoded by the coding sequence ATGGCTAAAAAAAGTACCATTCAGACAGAAAAAGTAAACGCCCACATTGTAGAGTGGTTAAAAAATTATGCTACCCAGGCAAAAGTTAATGGTTTTGTAATTGGAATTTCAGGCGGAGTTGACTCTGCTGTCACTTCTACCTTATGTGCGCAAACGGGTTTGAAAGTCCTCTGTGTCGAAATGCCAATTCATCAGGCTGCAAATCAGGTTTCAAGAGGAAGAGAGCATATTGAGCAGCTTCAGAAACGTTTCCCGAATGTTTCGAGTGTAGAAACCGATTTAACCGCCACTTTTGAGGCTTTTAAAAGTGCTGTACCTCAAACAAATGACGAAGCAAAAGTAAATTTATCGCTGGCCAATACACGTGCCCGTTTAAGAATGACTTCTTTGTATTATTTAGCAGGAATTCATGGTTTGCTTGTAGCAGGAACAGGAAACAAGGTAGAGGATTTTGGAGTAGGATTTTACACTAAATATGGAGACGGTGGAGTCGATTTAAGTCCAATTGCCGACTTAATGAAGTCAGATGTATACGCTTTAGGAGCATTTTTAACAATTCCGGAGTCAATTTTAACCGCAGCTCCTACTGATGGATTATTTGGCGACAACCGTACCGATGAGGACCAATTAGGTGCCAGTTATGACGAACTGGAATGGGCAATGTTGACCTCGGAGTCAGGAAATACGGGAGCTGATCTGAGTGGAAGAGAGAAAATTGTCTTTGAAATTTATAAACGTTTAAACACCAGCAACAAGCATAAAATGGACCCAATTCCGGTCTGTATCATACCAAAAACGTTAAAATAA